AGCGCGGATGATACCACAAAACAGGGGTGCACGGAGAAAGGATACGATGCACCCTAATCAACATCCCGAAAAGCAGGAACGCCATACGGCTGCGCTTCGGTGCGCGGCAGTATGGCGTTGCTGGTGTGCGTATAGCGGTTCGGTTGCGTCCTCGTCATCAACAAATACCTCAGCAATTGGAGCGAGCGCGCCTCTACTGCAAGACTCCGACTAGCGAAATAGAGGTAAGCGTGCTGCCGGAAGGAACCGCGATAGATTCCAAAGAACTCGGCTCAGGAACCCTCTGCCCGTTTGCCTCCATACTGGCAATCCAGTCGCGCATAGAATCTTCCGCATTGCGAACGACCTCATCCACGGTACAGCCCATAGCCACGCAGCCCGGCAAATCCAGGAATACCGCTCCGTAAGCGCCAGCCTCCCCGTCAATTAACGCTGGATACTTCATGCCCCAATTATAGCCAGCGGCGTAACCACAAACAACAAGTTCGCCGCCCCTGCTCCCAAAGGCACCGCGCCCACCGAATTGCACCCGCCACCCGATGACGCATCAGCGTCAGGCCTGGGTGTAGCCGTCACCATCATGACCACCACCTGCGGCGACCTGTAGCGGAGTGACCGTTTATTACCTTGTCGCCCATCGCCTACTATATCTTATGGGTATTTTGCTGTCAAAACTTGACATAAGATAACCGCCTGTGGTACAATTAAAATAAGATAGTAAATAATATGTTATTTAGGAGGTGAAAACACCATGATGGTTATGCCCGCAACACAGGAACAGTATTTCCGGATACCTGCACACAGGTTCAATCAAGGAAGACGGAGCGTGTTTACATTCGCGCTCACTCTGGAACAGCTGGACGGCATGTTGCCCCAGAGAATTGACGAGGATGTGGTTCGTGAAGCAAATCGACGCCTCACCCCGTCTCATGCCAGAGTGATAGAAACATACTTGGACGACCATTCGGACGATTGGATATCTGGCTCCATATTAGTAGGTATTGACCCTAACGGTGTGGAGTTCGAAGGCTTTCCTGACGAAGATGGCAACGTGAGCCAAGCCTTTGGCCAACTGAAAATACCATTCAACCGGTTGAACACCCTGAGGTTGTTTGACGGGCAGCATAGACGAAGGGCAATACAGGACCTCCTGACAAACCTTCGTGAAAAAGAATCCGGCGTGGCCAGTTCCTTGAATTCCGCCAAGCGGAATGGGCAGAATCCGGACGTTATCAAATTGTTGAATAAACAGCTGGTCGATATACGTTCGAAGCGCGAATCGCTTCAACGTCAATCCGTGCCTATAGTCCTGTATTTGGAGGGAGAGATCAAGGCTCTTCAGCGAATGTTCTCCGATGCCGCTAAGACCAAACCTATCGAAGCGATTACCAAGGCACGTTTTGATGACCGCGACCCTTTCAATTTGGCTGCAGCAGAAGTCATGGGACAGAGCGAATTCTTGCGAGATCGCATCGATATGGAACGCAGTACCGTTGCTCGTACCGCTCCATATCTACTGTCCTTCAATCAACTCGCAGTAGTTTTGAAGACACTGATGGTGGGGTACGGCGGTCGAATTAGTAGGGTTCGTAACGATGAGTTTATGGCAGATTATGAGCCTGTCATTAAACGCAGCCTTGAGTGGGCAGACGATTTCATGCCTTCTTCTTGCGAAGAATACGACAATCTCTTGAATGGGGACGTTGAGGCCTCGGAATTCATTCCGGACCGACGGCGAGAGACATTTGCATTTAACGCAACGATAATCAGAGTGCTCGCTGGATGCTTCTACAGTTGGCAAGTCGAAGTGGGTGAAGATACTGAACCAATGGCGCGCTACATACGCAAGCATTCATTTGAGAACACTATTAAGAGGTCGCTATGGGTTAGAGCAGGACTCGTGGCAGAAGGTGGTACAACCCCTGTTGCCAGGGCACAGGAAGTCAGGGGTGCCATACGCTTCATCGTTGACAACGCGAAGAAGTCTTTGAATGCCAAGTAACATGTGAACGGGGCTGTTTCAGCAGCCCTGGAAACAAACGCTGTAAGCGTCCTTGAGTTCATACCCTTTAGTTAGTCTATCACATCATCTACGATACGAAGTTCTTCGGTGCTAAACTCTTTCGAGTCAGGTTGACGTACTGCAATGACCCTATGCTGACGTCCTTGAGCTAGACGCACTGATCCTTCGTCGATTAGTGATTGACGGATCTCGTCGAAATCTTGATTAGCTGGGATTCCACCAAGGCGCAGATACTTGTATGGCGTTCCGGTTATTGATTTCCTCGACGGCTGATAGGCGTAAAGATCTGCTAAGAATAATGATAGCCTTCAATTTCATAGTGCCAAATCGACTATCATCTTTGCATTGATCTGCGATATAGACAATCAGTTCGCGATACTTCGTAGTCTGCTCGTTCATAAGTCCCCTTGTGTACGCCCGTATTGCCAAAGCATGGGTATTGGTCGGAGTGATATTCATCCATCGGTAGATTGGGCCACGGCCGCACTCCGCTCTTGACAGAAACTAAGGCACTGCCGCACCGCATCCAGCTGCTCCAGCCACTCGATCTCAATCAGCCCGTCATCGTCCGCGTCATAGTCCACCGCCGACTGCGCCCCCACACCATTCATCCCTGCCAGGACTTCAAGATAACATTCTCCATCCACGCTGCGAATTCGTCCCTGTCCCCAGCCATCTCGCGCAGTATTGTCTCGCGCCCTCTCTGCCGGGTGTTGATTTCAAACTCGGATAATACCACAAAACAGGAGCACGAACATGGATGGACAAGGTGAGCGACTGCCGATAGGATTATGTGCATCTTTGTTAGGTAAAGGAGCGTTGAATGGCAAACCCGGTAGTGTATTTCGAGATAGGTGGCAGGAACGCGGAGGGGCTGAGAGAGTTTTACAGCGACCTGTTCGGCTGGAACATCAGCGAAGCGGAGGCAGCATCGGCTGCCGTCAGCCCGTACTTGTTCATTCAGAACGAAGAGGGCGGCATTCCCGGCGGCATCATCAAGACAAACGAGAATATGCCGCCCAATTATGTGATGTTCTATGTGCAGGCGGACGACTTGCAGGCTACGCTGGATAAGGTAGTCAGTTTGGGTGGCAGTGCAGTCGTGCCTCCCACCGACATTCCCGGCGGCATGGGGCAGATTGCCGTGTTTATGGACCCTGAGAACAATGTCATCGGCTTGCACAAGTGGAACGAGAAGGGATGAAGAATTGGAACTCGGAAATTTTTCGATAAGCCTTGCCATTAAGGACATGGAGAAGTCTCTGGACTTCTACGGGAAGTTTGGCTTCAAGGTGATAGACGGCGGTCATCAAAACGAGGAGTATGCGGACACTGAGACGGAGAAGTGGCGCATTCTCCAGAACGAGAGCGCGACTATCGGCCTGTTTCAGGGTATGTTCGACATGAATATCCTGACTTTCAATCCAGAAGACCTGCGCCCCATTCAGGCGGCATTGAAGAAGCACAATCTTGAATTCGATTATGAGGCAGACATGATGACGTCTGGTCCCTGCAGCGCCTCACTGAAGGACCCCGACGGCAACGTGATACTTCTCGACCAGCACTACTAGACGCTGTGGGCATTTGGAGGCTTACCATGCCGAACATCGACGAAAACCTCGCATTCACTCCGGCGTCCGAACTTGCCGCGCTTATCGCCGATAAGCAAGTGTCGCCCGTTGATCTAACGCAACTGTATTTTGACCGCATCGACAGACTGGACTCGCAGCTGAACTCATACCTGACGCTAACGCAGGATGAGGCGATGCAGGCTGCGAGGGATGCGGAGAGTGCGGTAATGCGCGGCGACGCTCTCGGCACACTGCACGGCGTGCCAATCTCCATCAAGGACCTGGAGTTGACCAGGGGCATACGCACAACGAGCGGCTGTCTTGTGTTCAAGGACAGGATACCTGATGAGGATTCGATAGTGGTCGAGCGAGTGAAGGCATCGGGCGCGATCATTCTTGGCAAGACGAACACGCCGGAGTTCGGACACAGGGGCACGACTGAGAATCTGCTGGGTGAGCCATGCCGCAATCCGTGGAATACGGAGCGCACACCGGGCGGGTCGAGCGGGGGCGCGGCAGCCGGACTGGCAGCCGGGCTTTGCGCCATTTCGACTGGAAGTGATGGGGGAGGCTCAGTTCGTATTCCCGCAAGTTTTTGCGGGCTGTACGGCATCAAGCCCACGCAGGGGCGGGTGCCGCGCTATGGCGGTCGTGCTGCGCCCGCCGTAGCCAATCAACTAAGCCAGTCGGGTCCGATTACGCGCACGGTGCGGGATTCGGCGATTCTATTGCAGGCGCTTGCAGGGCGGGACGCGCGCGATGCAGGATCATTGCGGGACACACCGGGCGACTACATCGCCGCGCTCGACCGCGACATCAGCGGTCTGCGAATCGGGTGGAGTCCTGATTTCGGATACGCTGCGGTTGACCCGGAGGTCGTGGATGTTTGCGGCAGCGCGGCGCAGGTATTCGCGGAGATGGGCTGCGCGGTCGGTGAAAGCGGGTTTGCGCTCGACTCGCCGCAGGAGGCGTTCCGCGTGCTCTTCGCCGTGAACACATACGCGTCGTCAGGTTATCTGCTGCACGAGCATGGCGGCGACCTGACGGACTACTTCCGCGCCAATATGGAGTTTGCAGCCACACAGACCGCAGCCGATTACGCCAGGGCAATCGGCGAGTTGGATATCGTCAAGGCGCGGTTTGACGAATACTTCGAGAATTACGACCTGCTGCTCTCGCCAACGATGGCAGTGCCCGCATTCGAGATAGAGCAGCATCCGACAAGCGTGGCAGGGCAGGAAGTCGATCCGTTCTTCGGTTACCTGCCGTTTACATATCCGGTCAACGCCATCGGGCATCCCGCCGCAAGTGTGCCGTGCGGCTTTTCGTCAGACGGCATGCCCATCGGCTTGCATATCGTGGGACGACATGGCGATGAGGAGACGGTATTGGCTGCGTCGGCGGCGTTCGAGCGTGTGATGCCCTGGGTGCACAAGATGCCACCGGTGAGTTAAACTCACATCGATGTACAGGATAGACAAGGATGGATAGGAGATTTGACCAATGCCGAACATAGATGAGAATTTCGCGTTTGCGCCGTCTTATGAACTTGCCGCTCTAATTGCCGACAAGCAAGTATCGCCGGTTGAAGTCACGCGGCTTTATTACGATCGAATCGAGCGGCTGGACTCGCAGCTAAACTCGTACCTGACGCTGACGCAGGACATGGCAATGGAGTCAGCGCGGGCTGCGGAAGATGCCGTGATGCGGGGCGATGAGCTTGGGCCGCTGCACGGTGTGCCGATATCCATCAAGGACTTGCAGATGACGGCAGGCGTTCGCACCACCTTGGGGTCGCTCGCCTACAAGGATAATGTACCGGAAGCGGATTCAGCGGTGGTGGAGCGCGTGAAGGCTACGGGCGCGGTGATACTGGGCAAGACGAATACGCCTGAGTTTGGGTTGCTGGGCGCGAATGAGAACCGTCTTGGCGACGACTGCCGCAACCCGTGGAACACAGAGCGTACATCGGGCGCGTCCAGCGGTGGCGCGGGCGCGGCGGTGGCGGCGGGTCTGTGCTCGCTGGGAACAGGCGGAGACGGCGGCGGCTCTATTCGCATTCCTGCGAGCTTCTGCGGCATCTACGGCATAAAGCCGACGCAGGGACGTGTCTCTAGCTTCAGCGGCGTTCCTCCGGCGGCGCCTCTCCTGAATATCACCAGCCAGCAGGGACCGATGTCGCGCACGGTCAAGGACTCGGCGATATTGTTGCAAGCACTGGCGGGCTTTGATCCGCGAGACTCGGCGTCGTTGCGCGAGCCGGTGCCTGACTTTGTTGGAGCAGTGGACAAAGACATTAGTGGATTGCGTATCGCGTGGAGTCCTGACTACGGGTATGCGGGCGTTGACGCGGAGGTCGTTGAGGTGAGTGCGGGGGCAGCGCGCGTTTTCGAGGGACTGGGCTGCACAGTGGAGGACAGCGATCTGGCGCTGGATGACCCGTTCGGGACATGGTGGGTCTTCTTTGCCTCGAATGTGTTCGTAACACAGGGGCACTTGCTGGACGATCCTTCTGATCCCCTGTCGTGGTACGGACGTATGGCAATCGAGGATGGCAGTAAATTCAGCGCTGGCGACTTCATCAAGGCGATGGGTGGGCGCGACCGTATGATAAACCAGTTTGCTGACGTGTTCGATGAGTATGACCTGATTCTGTCTCCGACGATGCCCACGACAGCGTTCCCGGTGCGGGAATATCCTCACGTTATAGGCGGCAAAGAAAATGCCAACAGGAAGGGCTGGAGCTTCGTGCCGTTCACTCATCCCATCAATACAATCGGGCATCCTGCAGCGAGCGTGCCTTGCGGTTTCTCGTCGGACGGCATGCCTGTTGGACTCCACATCGTGGGGCGCAAAGGTGACGAGGAGACGGTTCTGGCTGCGTCTGCGGCGTTCGAGCGCGCGATGCCTTGGGCGGACAGGAAGCCGCCGGTGAGTTAAACTGACATCGATGCACAGGATAAACAAGATGGAATGGAGTTAAAGCCGATGCCGAACACTGATGAAAATCTCGCTTTTGTCCCGTCCCATGAGCTTGCCTCGCTGATTGCGGACAAGCAAATCTCGCCGGTCGAGATTACGCAGCTCTATTTCGACCGGATCGAGCGACTGGACTCCCAGCTGAACTCGTACCTGACACTGTTGCCGGACATGGCAATGGAGGCAGCGCACGCAGCCGAGGATGCCGTGATGCGGGGGGATGAGCTTGCCCCATTGCACGGCGTTCCGATTTCGATAAAAGACCTTGTGATGACGAAGGGCGTGCGTACTACCTCAGGTTCGCTTGCTTACAAAGATCACATTCCCGCGGCGGACTCTGCCGTTGCGGAGCGGGTGAAGGCGAGCGGGGCAATCCTGTTGGGGAAGACCAACACGCCGGAGTTCGGCTCCCTTGGCGCGAACGAAAACCGCCTGGGGGATGACTGCCGTAACCCGTGGAACACCGAGCGCACATCGGGCGCGTCGAGTGGCGGCGCGGGCGCATCGGTAGCGGCCGGGCTGTGCTCGCTCGGCACGGGCAGTGACGGAGGCGGTTCGATACGGATTCCCGCGAGTTTCTGCGGCATATACGGCATCAAGCCAACGCAGGGGCGCGTCTCCGGCTTCAGTGGCGTGCCGCAGGATGTTCCGCTCGTCAACCTCTTGGGTCAGAATGGGCCTATGACGCGCACGGTGAAGGACTCCGCTATACTCTTGCAGGCACTGGCAGGATACGACCCGCGAGACGCTTCATCCTTGCATGCGCCTGTGCCCGAATTCGTGGCTGCGGTGGACAGGGACATCAATGGGCTGCGTATGGCTTGGAGTGCGGACTTCGGCTATGCCGGAGTTGATGCAGAGGTGGTGGAAGTGTGCGCCGCGGGTGCGCGAGTGTTCGAGGGGTTGGGGTGCTCCATTGATGAGAGCGATTTGATGCTGGAGGACCCGTTTGAAATCTGGTGGGTCATGTCAGGGTGCAATTCTTACCTTACGCAGGGGCACCTGCTCGACGACCCGTCGGACCCACTGACTTGGTATGGTCGCATGCTCATCGAGGATGGCAAGGAGTTCAGCGCGGGGGACTATGTGAAGGCGCTGGGCCGCCGAGACCGGATGATAAACCAATTCGCCGATGTGTTCGAGGAGTACGACTTGCTGCTGTCGCCCACGATGGCGACGACCGCGTTCCCGGTGGGTGAGTACCCCGAGGTGATAGAAGGCAAGCGCAACGCCCATGTCAAGGGCTGGAGCTTCTTGCCGTTCACCCATCCCATCAATATGATAGGACATCCTGCCGCGACTGTGCCGTGCGGCTACTCGGCGGACGGCATGCCCATCGGGCTGCACATCGTGGGGCGCAAGGGCGACGAGGAGACGGTGCTGGCGGCATCCGCGGCATTCGAGCGCGCGATGCCGTGGGCGGACAAGAGGCCTGTTGTTAGCTAAATTACATCTATGAACGGGATGGGGCAGGGTAAGATGACCGGCAAAAAGGTATTCTTACCATAGGGGGATATTGCGCGCGTAAGCAGCGCAAACTAGTGGATTCCTGCGAAAGTAGGAATGACGAATTGAAAAACACTGCATAGTGAGAATATCGGCAAAGAAATAGGGATGCCCGTTGAAATGCGGGCATCCCCTCTTTATGCCAAACTCCGGTTGGCGATTACTTCGAAATGAAGTCGAACTGCTCGTACTTGCCGTTGGTGGTCAGCACCGGGTCGATGCCAAGCCAGCGCTCTGCGATGGTGGAGTATGTGCTGCGGAAGTCGTTGCTGAAGTGCAGGTCGCCTTCCAGCTGCTTGTCGTCGTCAAGCGACGGGAAGTCGCCGTACATTCCGCCATTGACATCGCCGCCGATGACGAACGCCACGCCGCCGGAACCGTGGTCGGTGCCAGCGCCGTTGTCGCGGATGCGCCTGCCGAACTCGGAGAACAGCAGCACCACGACATCCTTGTCCATGTCGTGCTCCTTCATGTCGTCCATAAAGTCGCCGACTGCGCCGGACACGTCCTGCCACAGCTTGGCGTGGCTGGTCAGCTCAGAGGCGTGCGTGTCGAAGCTGCCGTGCTGCGTGTAATAGACGCGCGTACCGAGACCGGCGGTCATCACCTGCGCGATGGACTTCATATTCTCGGCGATGGGGTTGTCCGCATACTCGATGCTGGACGAATAGCGCTGCGGCGCAACTCGCAGAACATCGGCGCCCTTGAGCGCGTCCGTGCCGGTCTGCGAGATGAAGTTGGCGATGATGTCTCTGCCGCTGCCGCCGTACATCTGTGTGAAAGCCTCAAGCGCGAGGTTGCGCGCCGCTTCGTCCTTGATGTCCGGGAACAGTCCGTATGTCTCGAGGTTGCCGACTGATGCGACGGGCACGCCCTTGGCGTACAGCGCGCGCGGCAGACCGCGACCGAAGTTAACGCCTGTCAGCACATTCTCCGCCTGCGGGTCAAGCTCGCGGATAGCCCTGCCGAGCCAGCCATCGTCGCCGACCTGCTCGCTCTCGGCAGTGTGCCACACATCCATCGAGCGGAAGTGCGACCGGTTGGGACTCGGATAGCCGACGCCGTTAATGAGTGCGACCTTGCCATCGTCCCACAGCGACTTGATTGGCGCCATCGCAGGGTTAAGACCGAGCTTGTCGTCCAACTTAAGCACTTCGTCCTGCGGAATGTTCACGAAGGGCCTGTTGTCGTAATACTGTCCGTCGTTGTACGGAATGACCGTGTTCAGGGCATCGTTGCCGCCGGAAAGCTGCAAGACTACCACCGTCTTCTCGTGATGACCGTTGCCGTTAGTCGCCATTTTCCCTCTCCTATCAAGTGCCTATCAAGTGACTGATGCCCCGCTCTTTCTCATTACTCGTATAATCGCTTAATTTGCGGGTTTCGTCAAGCCATGCAGTCCGAAATCTTGCTAATTCTCTACCGATTAGCCATTTCAGAGCTCGTAATCAGGGTTAATCTTATGTCCGATGCTCTTCAATTTTCTCACCACTGCATCAAGGACAGTGTCGTATTCCACACCTGTAGGAAGGTGAATCGGGATGAATGCCTTGTCATCAGTTAGGTTCAACCTGCGGCGCGCTTCAGCAGGTTTGATTTGGCCGTTCTTGGCTGTGCGGAAATCCAGCCATATAGGTGTGCCGTCTTCGAGCACCCATAGTTCGAAATTGATACCGAACCAAACATTTGTCCCTCCTAACTTAATCCACCGCCCATATCCGGTTACCCATGGAGTGACCATCAATCCACTCGTGCTCACAAATCCGTCGGCACGTGCCTTGTCTGTCGCTGCATCAACAAGGTGTCTCAAATTAAGCATGCGGCGAGGAAACTCAGGCGCGAGTTCGGTTGGCCGAATAGGCAGAAATGCATCTTCATCCATATGCTCGGTTAGCCCTTGCAGTTGGCGAATGTCGTTCCGTTCGGGCGACCCTTCTCCTGTGCTATTTTCCATCTGACTGAGCAACGATCGCCAACTCGTCAGCATCAGATAGCGTTGACTGCCTATGACCGCTGCGCTCCGCAGCCCGCCTTCTTCCGCGCTATCTCTCAGTTCGAAACTCACACGGCGGCGCAACTCAGCCCAAAGGGTATCGCGTCTCGCTTCCGGCGCGACGAACAGCAGCGCGGATGGTCCGTCTTTCGGGAGCCTTTCCAGATAGCCGTTTGGCTGGTTTTCGGTGAGTCCCGCCCAGAACTTGGCTTCAATCAGTACGCGCTCTGCGTCATCAGCGTCGAAGCCGACAAGGTCCGGACGCGCTCCGGTGTCGCCGGTAACCTGAGTTCGCACTTGCTCGACAGATTTGATTTCCGGCACGCCACTCTGAAGCATAAGGTTTAGGGCGTTTCTGGACGCCGGTGACTTGGACAGAATGTACCCAAGCGCCTCGACCGCCATATCTTCTACGCGGTCAGTCAGCATCGGAGTAAGGTGGGCAAGCAATGTTGGTTCCAGGGTCATAGCAATTATTCTCCCATCTTGTAATACGCACTGGGCGCAATCTCGAACACCCCGTCTATCTCGCTATCGCGTCTGCCATCGTCGCCACCCCGTATCAAAAAATCGCGGCGGTCGCGGTATATCAGGGCGCGATTGAGAACATAGTCGTGATTGTCGAAGTCCATTTTGTCGCAGGGCGTCATCAGCCAATACTTGTAGTCGCCGATGAACAGGTACTTGTTCTTCATGCGGAAGAACCTGCCGTCAACGCCCTCGCCGGCGCAGAAGCGCTTGCATACGGCGGCGAGCAGTTCCTCTTGTCCGTCCTTCTTGATTACGACATACTCGTGCGGCCAGGTGTCGCGATATGTGCTGGCTTCTCGCCACGGAGCGCGTTTGATGAGTTCGGTCAATTCCATGTTAGTGTCTGCTCTCTTTGCAATATCGATTACTTCGGATCGTCATCGTTGTCGTCCTGGAACGGCGGCGGCTCGTTGAAGTCTCTGCTTTCCTTCTTGGCTTGCTTCGTGCGAGTGTACCAGTCCGCATTAACGCGGCTTCTGCGCAATCACTTCGCCGAAAGCCAGCCCGCCGACGGCGCCGGGGGCGTCCTTTAGCTCGTCCATGTCAATCCGCCACTGGTCGAATTGCGATTGCGTCGCCAAGCCGAACTGAATTGCCGCCTGTACCACACGGGGCATGAAGAACCAGTCGCTGACGAACTTGTGCAGGAATGCAACTTCTTTCTCCGAGCTGAAGTAATCGAACGAGCCTGTACCGTAGATGTCGCTAAAGCCTGCTTCGATCATCTTCGACTTTAGCTGCCTGCCCATCTCCGGGTGTCCGCCGTTTGCCATCAGCAACTTGCTGAAGGTTCGCCACGCTTCGGGTGTGGTCTCCCCTTCCGGCTCTACGAAGCACGACGATGTTATCAGCTCGCGTGCGGAGATGATGCCGCCGGGCTTGAGCACGCGCTTTACTTCGGCGAGTGCGCGCTGCGTGTCGGGCACATGCATCAGCACTGTGTGGCAGTGCGCTATATCGAAGTAGTTGTCCTCGAATGGCATTTCGCACACATCGCCGACATGCAGGGTGATATTGTCATGTCCGCCGTCTGCCGCTGCCAGCCTTGCCAACTCGATTTGCGACTCTTCCATGTCGATGCCATGCACTTCGCCCGGATATGCGGCTTCCGCGAGCCCTACGGTAATGGTTCCGGGCCCGCATCCAAAGTCCAGCACGCGCATGCCGCTCTCGATGTGCGGCAGCAGATGCATGGCGTGGTCTTCCACTCTACGCCACTCCAACAGCTGCGTGAACTCATCGCTGTATCCCATCGTGTATTCGGTCGGTGTCTCTGTCTGCTGTGCCATGTGTATTAGTCTCCTTGCAAATTGCTGCACCTAAACGAAAAAGCGTCACCCTTAAATGTAAGGGGACGCTTTTAATTGTAATAGTAGTTCAAGTATAGGTCTATGTATATTGCTACATAGCACCCTAAATGCCGATGCGTATTGGTTTTATAGAAGTTTATGAAGGTCTTCGCATCCATCCTGACATTTCCCCGTCAAGGGGAAAGGACAAAGTAACGCAAATCACGCCTTGCTACGGCAAGGTGACAATTGACACAAGCGGGCAAGATTACGCGTCGTCGTTTACGCGATAGACTTGGACGCGGTGGCGGTTGCTTTCCGTTACGAACAGCCTGCCCTTGCCGTCTAGCTTGACGGACATTGGCGCCCAGAAGTACTTTTCGATGTGCGACGATACCTCGTGCGGGTCGTCCGGGTCGAAGAAGTCGATGTCGCGCTCAAGGTCTGCGCGCGACCGCGCCTCGCCTTCTTCTCGATTGATACTGAGAAAGTTCGTCGCCCACGGGGACAGCGTAGCCTCGCCGCGCAGCAACTGCTGGAAGTTGCCCGCATCGTCGAACGCTTGCACACGCTCGTTGCCCCAGTCCGCGACATACACATTGCCCTGCGCGTCCACCGCCACGCTCGCCGGTTTGACGAGCTGCCCTTCGCCGCGACCGGGCTCGCCATACGCCGCCACGAACTCGCCGCCCTGCGTAAAGCGTGCGACTCGGTCGTTGCCCCAGTCCGCGACATAAATGTCGCCGCTTGGCGCGATGGTCAGCCCCCAGGGCATAGACAGCGCGCCCACGCCGAACGAGGCGAGATGCACGCCGCCCGCCGTGAACTTCTGCACACGGTTGTTGTATGTGTCGCTGACATACAGGTTGTCGTCCGCGTCGAAGGCGATACCGCATGGGCCGTCGAGTTCGCCCTCGCCGCTGCCGTGTGTTCCCCAGACTTGCAGGAAGTTCCCATCAGCGTCGAACGCAGTCACGCGGTGCATATATTCGTCGGTCAGGTAGATGTCGCCCGCGCTGTTCTTCGCGCCGGAGGTCAGCCAGATAAACTGCCCGTCGCCCTCGCCATACGCGCCGAAAGTGCCGTAGTATTCGCTTTCGATGTCGCAGACGGTAACGCGAACGCCCCTGTCCACGCTCTCCAGCGAGCGGTTGACGACATACAGCCGCCCGTTGTCGCCGATGACGGCGTCCGCCGGATAGTAGAACCCGCGCCCTTCCATCACGGACAGCCCGAGCGTGCGGTCATATTGCAGTAATTCGGTCGTGGTAGTAGCGGTGGTCATGGTGAAGTCCTTCAGTTTGTCAGTACTTCAGTCAATCAGTCGTCAGTTGACAGAATTCAGATTTGGCGATCGAACGAGACTGTCTCTTGTGCGAGATTCAGGCTGTGCGTCCGCCAGCCCAAGGATAGCCAAGCTTGTGCATAGTAATGTCCAGTCGTGTCATTCGACCACCAAGCATTGTACTGGCGAGTGGAAGGGGGCAGTGTATCACCGATAATCTTTTCGATTTCAGTGAAAGATGCTTGCCACTCCCGAACTCCGCTCTTATCAAGTCTGTGAATTATGGTCGTAGAGCGGCCCGTATTTGCCGTCCA
The Chloroflexota bacterium DNA segment above includes these coding regions:
- a CDS encoding VOC family protein yields the protein MELGNFSISLAIKDMEKSLDFYGKFGFKVIDGGHQNEEYADTETEKWRILQNESATIGLFQGMFDMNILTFNPEDLRPIQAALKKHNLEFDYEADMMTSGPCSASLKDPDGNVILLDQHY
- a CDS encoding amidase, producing MPNIDENFAFAPSYELAALIADKQVSPVEVTRLYYDRIERLDSQLNSYLTLTQDMAMESARAAEDAVMRGDELGPLHGVPISIKDLQMTAGVRTTLGSLAYKDNVPEADSAVVERVKATGAVILGKTNTPEFGLLGANENRLGDDCRNPWNTERTSGASSGGAGAAVAAGLCSLGTGGDGGGSIRIPASFCGIYGIKPTQGRVSSFSGVPPAAPLLNITSQQGPMSRTVKDSAILLQALAGFDPRDSASLREPVPDFVGAVDKDISGLRIAWSPDYGYAGVDAEVVEVSAGAARVFEGLGCTVEDSDLALDDPFGTWWVFFASNVFVTQGHLLDDPSDPLSWYGRMAIEDGSKFSAGDFIKAMGGRDRMINQFADVFDEYDLILSPTMPTTAFPVREYPHVIGGKENANRKGWSFVPFTHPINTIGHPAASVPCGFSSDGMPVGLHIVGRKGDEETVLAASAAFERAMPWADRKPPVS
- a CDS encoding amidase produces the protein MELKPMPNTDENLAFVPSHELASLIADKQISPVEITQLYFDRIERLDSQLNSYLTLLPDMAMEAAHAAEDAVMRGDELAPLHGVPISIKDLVMTKGVRTTSGSLAYKDHIPAADSAVAERVKASGAILLGKTNTPEFGSLGANENRLGDDCRNPWNTERTSGASSGGAGASVAAGLCSLGTGSDGGGSIRIPASFCGIYGIKPTQGRVSGFSGVPQDVPLVNLLGQNGPMTRTVKDSAILLQALAGYDPRDASSLHAPVPEFVAAVDRDINGLRMAWSADFGYAGVDAEVVEVCAAGARVFEGLGCSIDESDLMLEDPFEIWWVMSGCNSYLTQGHLLDDPSDPLTWYGRMLIEDGKEFSAGDYVKALGRRDRMINQFADVFEEYDLLLSPTMATTAFPVGEYPEVIEGKRNAHVKGWSFLPFTHPINMIGHPAATVPCGYSADGMPIGLHIVGRKGDEETVLAASAAFERAMPWADKRPVVS
- a CDS encoding amidase; translation: MPNIDENLAFTPASELAALIADKQVSPVDLTQLYFDRIDRLDSQLNSYLTLTQDEAMQAARDAESAVMRGDALGTLHGVPISIKDLELTRGIRTTSGCLVFKDRIPDEDSIVVERVKASGAIILGKTNTPEFGHRGTTENLLGEPCRNPWNTERTPGGSSGGAAAGLAAGLCAISTGSDGGGSVRIPASFCGLYGIKPTQGRVPRYGGRAAPAVANQLSQSGPITRTVRDSAILLQALAGRDARDAGSLRDTPGDYIAALDRDISGLRIGWSPDFGYAAVDPEVVDVCGSAAQVFAEMGCAVGESGFALDSPQEAFRVLFAVNTYASSGYLLHEHGGDLTDYFRANMEFAATQTAADYARAIGELDIVKARFDEYFENYDLLLSPTMAVPAFEIEQHPTSVAGQEVDPFFGYLPFTYPVNAIGHPAASVPCGFSSDGMPIGLHIVGRHGDEETVLAASAAFERVMPWVHKMPPVS
- a CDS encoding DUF1501 domain-containing protein, giving the protein MATNGNGHHEKTVVVLQLSGGNDALNTVIPYNDGQYYDNRPFVNIPQDEVLKLDDKLGLNPAMAPIKSLWDDGKVALINGVGYPSPNRSHFRSMDVWHTAESEQVGDDGWLGRAIRELDPQAENVLTGVNFGRGLPRALYAKGVPVASVGNLETYGLFPDIKDEAARNLALEAFTQMYGGSGRDIIANFISQTGTDALKGADVLRVAPQRYSSSIEYADNPIAENMKSIAQVMTAGLGTRVYYTQHGSFDTHASELTSHAKLWQDVSGAVGDFMDDMKEHDMDKDVVVLLFSEFGRRIRDNGAGTDHGSGGVAFVIGGDVNGGMYGDFPSLDDDKQLEGDLHFSNDFRSTYSTIAERWLGIDPVLTTNGKYEQFDFISK
- a CDS encoding class I SAM-dependent methyltransferase codes for the protein MAQQTETPTEYTMGYSDEFTQLLEWRRVEDHAMHLLPHIESGMRVLDFGCGPGTITVGLAEAAYPGEVHGIDMEESQIELARLAAADGGHDNITLHVGDVCEMPFEDNYFDIAHCHTVLMHVPDTQRALAEVKRVLKPGGIISARELITSSCFVEPEGETTPEAWRTFSKLLMANGGHPEMGRQLKSKMIEAGFSDIYGTGSFDYFSSEKEVAFLHKFVSDWFFMPRVVQAAIQFGLATQSQFDQWRIDMDELKDAPGAVGGLAFGEVIAQKPR
- a CDS encoding VOC family protein encodes the protein MANPVVYFEIGGRNAEGLREFYSDLFGWNISEAEAASAAVSPYLFIQNEEGGIPGGIIKTNENMPPNYVMFYVQADDLQATLDKVVSLGGSAVVPPTDIPGGMGQIAVFMDPENNVIGLHKWNEKG